The DNA window CGATCTCCGAAAATTCGCGATGCTATGGCTGCATAAAACTGAGGAGGTTCGAGCTGATAGAGCTCATTATGCAAGAAATATAACAGGAGACATATACGAGTCTGGGTGGATCAGTGAGATGTATGGTTACTCGTTCGGTGCGGCCGAGGTATTTTGTTTTTACATTCTTGTCACGATGcatacttgaaatatgaaaaaaaaattgttgctgTAACGAGTGATTTTATTGATTTGATGCAGTTGAAACTAAAGCATACTATAAGCAGTGAGATACTGATATATCCGGGATATGTTCCCGCACTGAATGTCAAATATCGAGTTTTTCATTACGGATTGCGATTCAGTGTCGGGAACTGGAGTTTCGACAAAGCAGAATGGCGAGAGGTTGACATGGTCAACAGATGCTGGGCCAAATTCCCAGATCCACCAGATCCCTCAACTGTCGATCAAGCTAATAACGAGAATTTCCGACGAGACATGCTCAGCATAGAATGTGGAAAAACCCTTAACGAAGCACTCGAAATTCATCACAAGAAGAAGTGTCCTACTGCTGATTTGTTATTGACAACAAAAGGCGATGAGAAAACAGAAGAAAGTGGAACTTCAAGTGAAACCGGCAACACCGATGCAAGTATTATTTCAAAAACTAACCTCATCACCTCGACAAACCATTCAGAGGAATTAGCAAGTGTTCAGAAAGATGAGATTCCGAGTTCTTTCAGGTTTTGGGTGGTGTTCTTATGGGCATTCTCTGGATTCGGTTTCTTAGTTGTAGTTTATGTAGTGTTTTCGGGTCATAGAAGAGGGAGAACAAGGATGAAACATCATAATAGAAGGAGAAGAAGCTCAAATTCAGCATTCATGGATATCAGTGGACGCGATCGGCACGGCCGTGATGTTGATTTATAAATAATGTCCTGCTCTTTTTTTTCGTTCTAGCGGCGTAAAGCGAGTTGGTCCAAATTTTACGACTGCCATGGAAGGTCACAAGGTTAGAGCTTAGAGAGCATGTTTCTTGAGTGAGTGAGCATGTGTGTGACATCATTCTACAAAGCAAGTAATTTTGAGAGTTCTTGATTCAGAAATTTGTAAAGGGAATATATGtatctttttttctttgtttcagAGTGTTTGTATTATTTTGTACCAAAGAATCATAAGGTCTTAACAATGTAGAACAAGAAGCTGATACCTACAAGTTCAAACTCAACTTTTTTTCATCTAAGAAGACAGACGAAGTGTTAATAACCAATAGAAATTCAAATTCTAGTGTTCGAATTTTGGTGTTAGTAATATCGTCTTTTGTCCGTTGATGTAGGATTTGCAGACGTTTATTTTCTTACAACACAACAGTTAAATGTGTTGGATTTTCTTACAACAGATAAATATTGCATTCATGTGTCACTCGGTGATAAGAGTTCAAAGAATAAAATTCATATTTGAAGGTTGTGTTTGGTTATACAATTGGTTATATAgcgaaaaaaattaatttagagttttTATTGATCAAGTAGCTTAGTGATCTTCAGTCTTAATTTCAATCTTTAAAGGTGTATAGATGAGATTTTGCGAGTTTGAATTTGCGTCTCTGTATCTAATATCTCTGCACAGTTATTGAATGTACTGTCTTAATAAAACTCTACAAAAGTGACTTGAAAAAGGTGTATAAGTATCTAATATCTCTGCACAGTTATTGAATGTACTGTCTTAATAAAACTCTACAAAAGTTACTTGAAAAAGGTGTATAAGTGAGATGTGGTGAGTTTGAATCTGTGTCTTTGTATCTAATGTCTCTGCACACTGAATGATCTGTCTTAATAAAACTTTACAAAAGTGACTTGAAAAAGGTGTAAAAGTGAGATGTTGTGAGTTTGAATCTGCGTCTTTGTATCTAATGTCTCTGCATAGTTACTGAAATGAACTGTCTTATTAAAACTCTACAAGAGTGATTTGAAAAAGGAGTATAAGTGAGATGTTGTGAGTTTGAATTTGCGTCTCTGTATTTAATATCTCTGCACAGTTACTAAATGAACTATCTTAATAAAACTCTACAAAGTGACTTGAAAAAGATGTATAGGTGAAATGTTGTGAATTTGAATCTGCGTCTCTGTATCTTATATCTTTGCAGAGTTACTGAATAAACAGTCTTAGTAAAACTCTACAAAAGTGACTTAAAAAAGAAATTTGAGTGAAAAATCAATTTTACTCGCTCAAAATTAATTCTGCTCCAAATATAAAATCAAAAATTGGCCAAAACGTTGTAAAatggttttaatttattttaattaataatatttttcaaaatccaACTTAGATGATTTCTGTAATTTTCCCACCTCCAGTGGCAGCACCAACCGCGCAACAAAGCTCGCCGACTCAAAGCCGTTAAACTCCGATAAATCGCCGCCATCCAGATTCTTCATAGAACCAAAGCCATTGTACTTCTCTATATCTATCTTCCTCACGGTAAGGTAACTCTCATACCCATTCATTGCTGAATTCTTGTTATAACTCCTTTTTTTTTCATTGTTTGAGCGATGTTAATTTTCCCGGTAAAAATTCAATGGTAATTAAATTTTGTTAATGCCCAACTAATTTCTTTTCTTGACTTGTTTCTGTTGATACCATTGATGAGAATTACACTTATGGCGTAGGTTTGAGTTTGCAAAcaaggtgtttgttgaaatgccagTGAGTTTGCttatgttgattttgagcataacTCGTTTATAATTGTTGTAACATGTTTGCAAATAGATACTGTTTGTTGagaatatattatttttgtttggtCGAGTAAAAGTTCATCTTAACAAGTTCTGAGTCAAGGTGCTTCAAGGATTAGTTTATTATTCGTTTAGATGTGTATGTATCATTTGCTCGATTTAAATTTGCGGGAGTTTATTCTTTAGTAGTAGGGATTTGAAAAATTGGCAGGTTAGTTAATGTGATGCCAATTTATGGGGTTTGATGATGCTATAGTAATCACTTAAGATCGAATATGGGGTTTATTCTTTAGTAGAATGCATATGTTGTTGATTTGAGGGATCTCCTTGGATTTTTCAAATTAGAAGTATAGTTCTATTCTATCTATGTTGTTTAAAATTGCTTGGATTCTTAATAAAGTAGCTGGAGGAGACACCACTGCCATTTTCTTTGCTTTGTGCTGTATTAATGGCTTCATTTTATTTTTACTCATGACTATGTTTTATTTTCCACCATCAGTTATTGTACTTTGTGGGTTTCAAATTTGCAACAAACTGTAATTAATGACTAGTTAATTACTTTGATTATTTCCTCTGGAACCTTTCTTAAAACGTCATCTTTACCTTTTTGTGCAGATTAGAATAAAGTACTGCTGACATAGAGAAACTCACATATCACAAAAGTATTCTCAAGCAAACTTCAAGGAAATGAAACAAGTTAGTATGCTCAGAATAAGGGGACTGGTTAGGAAATGGTCCCCCAGTGGATTACTGTGATATAAACGAAGAATACATCGTTACTTTAATGGATGGATGAGATTTACGACTTGCTTTATGGAAAACTGATTTGGTTGGTATTTAGCCCTTCGTGTGAAATTTGTTTTCCAATAACCTTCAACTGAATTATGGTTTACCATTTGGAACCTGCTGTTGGGGTTTCTTTGACTAAGAACCATGCAAAACGCAACACACACTTATTTATATGCCAGAGGTGACAGTATTGAACCGATAAGAGAAATATGACTCCTTCTCACGAAGCACTGGTTTTGATTCAGAAGATGGTGAAAGTTCCTCCAGAAAAAGCATTCTCATTCTTCATTTCCTCAACATGTCAAAGCTTTCAACACACCTCCCAATCTGTGTCGTTCATCTTAAATCATCTCCTCTCCTCTGGCATGCAAACCCAAGCTCAATCTGTACTTGTGCGCATAATTTCAGGTCAAATCTCTTCTTCTATGTTCTCCACCACTGGACTTATGGACCAACTAACACAAACCCATTTCACCTCTAGTTCAACCTGCCGTCTTCTCTATGAATCAATTGTAAATGCTTATGTTCATTCTCAGTCACCTGATGAAGCCCTCCATTTCTTGCACCAGATGATTCACATGGGCCATGCTCCTATATCAAACACATTCAACAATCTTTTGAACTTACTTATCAGATCAAATTGTTTTGCCAAATCATGGTTAGTTTTCAACGAGCTAAAAAACAAGGTTGTTCTAGATGTTTACAGTTTTGGAATCATGATCAAGGGTTGTTGCGAAGCCGGTGACCTAATGAAAAGTTTCCAGCTTCTTGCTATGATGGAAGTAATGGGTTTGTCTCCTAATGTTGTCATATACACTACAATAATTGATGGTTGTTGCAAGAACGGTGATGTTCATTTAGCAAAGAAGTTGTTTTGCAAGATGGAACAATTGGATTTAGTTGCCAATCAGCATACTTACAGCGTATTAATAAATGGGTTTTTCAAACAAGGCCTTCAAGAGGAAGGATTTCAAATGTATGAAAACATGAAGCAAAGTGGAATTGTGCCTAATGTTTATACTTACAGTTGTGTGATTGGTGAATATTGCAATCATGGGAACATAGATAAAGCTTTTAACGTGTTTGAAGAAATGCGTGAGAAAGGTATAGCATGTAGTATTATGACATACAACCTTCTGATAAACGGGTTGTGTCAAACGAAGAAGCTTGGAGAAGCAGTCAAGTTGGTGTATCGTGTTAGCCGGATTGGCCTAAGGCCTAACATATTTACATATAACACATTGATCAAAGGTTATTGTGATGTTGGAAAGATTGACACTGCTGTTAGATTATATAATGAATTAAAGTCAAACGGACTATCGCCAACGGTTGTGACATATAATACTCTGATCGCCGGATACTCGAAAGTTGGAAATTTAGCAGGAGCTCTTAACGTGATCAAGGAAATGGAAGAGAGAAACATTCCTCCTACAAAAGTGACATATACAATTCTACTTAATGGGTTTGTGAGAATAAATCATATGGAAAAAGCATTTGAGATACATTCTTTAATGGAGAAATCTGGTTTGGTTTCCGATGTTTACACATATGGTGTACTAATACATGGATTGTGCACGAATGGTAGCATGAAAGAAGCATCTAAACTGTTTAAATCATTGGATGAAATAAACTTGGAACCAAGTAGTGTCATATATGATATAATGATTCATGGTTATTGCAAAGAAGGAAGCTCTTATAGGGCTCTTAGGTTACTTAAAGAAATGATTGGGAAAGGAATGGTTCCAAATGTGGCAAGTTTTTGTTCTACCATAGGTCTTCTTTGCAAGGATGAAAAGTTGAAGGAAGCTGAGATTGTTTTACAACATATGGTAAATTTGGGACTAAAGCCATCAATTTCTTTGTACAATATGGTTCATAAAGACAAAAGTGATGCTTTGGATGTTGATCTTGAAAGTGTAATATAATTTGTAATTCATAGTGTTACTCTATTCAATCCATATAATCCTGcttttgtttttctgtttacCAGAGCTTTAACTTTATTAGAATGTCTTAAAAGTAAAACATGTGAACTTGGAGATTTTAAATGGTCTTGAGGAGAATTGAACTCTTCCCCTAAAGTTGTTATGAAGACAAAGTGTTAGTTGTGAGCTGATAGGTCATAGATCAACAtttatgattttgaagaaacaagTTAATAATTGAAAGAAAATATCTCAAATCACGTTATTATTACTTCATAGTTCATATATAAGTCTGTGGGATGATTTCACCTTAATGATGGACAAGAGCAAAACCGACGAAGGATATAAAGCACAACAAAATTGGACCGTCATCAAACCGGTAAGAATATTGCGTCACTGATTTTTTGGTTAAATATTAAGTTATTAGTCGAATTCGACTGCGTGAATAACagctatataattattaaatcggTCAAATCGGAAGACTCtgtctctaaaaaatattataacacCTACAACATATACAAAATATcagtaattttttaaatttaaattctagACATAATCATTacacttaaatttaaattttatatataatcatTATACACAATAAAATAGGACAAAATATAAATCCGAAAGAAAAATTGTTCTAAATAAGTTTTGAACAAAGTctattcatattttaattttttttaaaaaattatcaaaacacGTCGTTTTATCTTTAAGAAAAATAAGCATTTAACCCGTCGATTTTTTAAAACGGTCGTTTCATCGGTTTTAACGATTTTAGTTGGTTCTGGCCTGTTCTCATTGATTTAATAGTTTATTCAATCCAACAATCAGACCAGACCAATTAAACTTTCGATTCTCAATTCAACTAGTCTGACTGACCAATTCGATCCTATTTGATATCTAATCAACATTTAACACTTGAACACTGAAAATATACTTTAAAAACATGTGCATACCTTCCTTATTGTTTTCATCTTTACTCCTATTTATTAATAGAACTATTAATTCTATTAAAGAAACTTCTTCCACGTTGTTCAACAAGAACAAACATCAATTTAAATGGATGGTTCAACAATTCAAACAAGCCAACATAACAAATCGACAACTAAAAGTGATAAGATTTTTTCAAACACTTTTCACAATGTGGGCTCAaaccaatattaaaaaaatgacaaatGCTAACTTAAGTACTCCGCATGTTAATGagataaaaaaattgttaaaaaaaaaattctataatcaattttgtaaaaattttaaaaatagtttttttcccaCACAATGTTGGTTCAATGTTTAATCTCTCATATCAGTatctatttatatttatgtattaatataaataagtccttaatatttataaaatatcatCTCTTAAAAAATTTGTATATCATGTTGTTCAACTTTTTTTTAGTTTATCAACACCGGTAAAGTCTGATTCAGGggtcagttctgacatcaagtgaTTTCAGcctcctcccgatcgcagttgcggggatcgatgttcaatttttttttactctCTTGATTTTTTAATAATCTTAATTGTAATTATCTATTAGTCAACTAATTTAACAGtagttaaacaatttaattaaagGGAGTAAGGCTCCTTTGAACAATTTGTTGTTGGTGGACCCCACACACTTTGGAAACAAGACAAGATACACACAGCACCACCAACAACATCACACTTTTTAAGAATTCTGTTAAAggttctgttttccacatcattCACACACATGTCTTTCATtacatttcaaatttcaaatttgaaTGTGTACTGTAGCACTATGAAAcggctacataaaatgaatataCCCCCACTAATAAAATAATGCAACTAAATAAACTGGGTCATAATAATTGTCACAAAGTTTGGATCTTGTCAAGTTTTTTAACGTTggagtgaaaaaaaaaaaacagcaacaaCATGGGAGACTCAGCTTGTCTCATGCAACCGTTTTGTTATGCTTCTGGAATTTCCAATGAAGTCAATGAGGTAAAGTTCATTCATTAGTCACCTTTAAGTTTTAACTtccacttttattttaatttgttttcttctgattttttctttgtattttcctTGCTTAGTTATGCATGTAGTTTATGAAAAGAATATGAGTAAAGAGAAATGAAATTTCCTAATTTGGTGTTTATTTATGATTTGGTAACATTAAATTACTATAATCTCTTAAATGTGTAGAACCCTTTTAAGTGATTTTCATGAAGTTGAGATTTTGCTTATTAAATGCTTGTGAATCTTTGAAGTTTTTTTGGGGGtgcaaataataataagaatactttttttaaatattatttttgcctATTTTTTTGAAGTCTACTTTTGGAAACCCTTGTAACTGATTTTTCATGGACTTGATAACTTCAATAACTTATTTTTCTATGTTAATCTTTGATGCTTGATTGGGTTATGTTGAAAATAGATTATATTATGTAGTAATTGTATTTAGCTCATTTGAAGTAGGTTTAGATTTAAAGTAGTTTATGTTTATATAGACGAATTAGcgttttcttttacaactttaaATTACATCAGAAATATTTTCCACAAGTTACATATTATGTTTTATGAAACTTGTGAATTTGACAGAACAACACAAATCATGCACTTGGACAATCAATCTCATTTGGGAGGTTCATGACAGAGACACTAGCATGGGAAAAATGGTCTAGTTTCACTCAAAACCGCTACGTAGAAGAAGCGGAAATGTATTCGAAACCGGGTTCAGTTGCCCAGAAGAAAGCTTTCTTTGAAGCTCATTACAAGAAACTTGCAGCTCAAAAAGCAGCTGCTGCATTGCTTGCGCAAGAAGCAAACAATGCTGCTGCGCAAAATAATGTTACAGAAAAACAAGAAAATGATGAAAAGATCGATGGAAGTCCAAAGTATGAAATTGTTGTTAACGAAGAACAAGACACAAAGGTTTTGAGTTATGATGTTAAGGAAGAACAAGACACAAAGGTTTCTGAAAGTAACAAGTTAGAAGAATCTGAAGCACAAATGGAAAAAGAAGCTGTTTTAAGGGATTCAATGATGGTTGAATTGCGAaaaaagattgaaaatgttgataCACTTAAAGAGCCAAGTGAAAAGCTTGGTGCAACAACTCCAATCATGACACCAACATTGAAGGTTTTTATCTTAAATGCATTTTTGCAGTTTTTCTCTCCTGGGTTGCTTTATTTTCGGTTTGGGTACCTTCATTTTTAAATTCACGATTCTAGTTTCCAAGATACCAAAATGTCTGACATTGTCCCGATCCTGATCAATGCATTtggtgttgattgttgatgatgtGACAAGTAACATATGTGGATTTGATCTGGACTAGTCCAAGCACAAATTCCATGCATTCATGCCGTTAGTACATTTGTGGCCGCAGATTGATAGCAGACAGTCAGAAAACAAGTATTTGTTTACTCTTAAATATCGGGCTTGAAATCTAGATTGTTTAATCTTGATCCAACGGCTACCAATATGGCGAAAATATGAATGCATGGAATTTGTGTCCGCAGAGAATGCAAACCCTACAGAAGCTAAATTGATGACATAATTATCTTGCTCGTCCCTTTCTTAGGGAACCAAAATTGTAAATGAGATAAATTAGAGAGATCAAAACTGTATTTACtaacaaagtgatttttattgCAGCATGTCTCTAACTATGATCAAGAAGTTTTGGCATCAACTAGCAAAAAGAAACCACCAGTTTCTTCTTATAAGTTGTTAAAATCTAATCATGGAACCTCAAAGTTCACAACTACTACACCGGTTAAATCCAGTATTCCTGTTACTCCTATTTCATCCAAAATAGATAACTTTGCTACTCCAACAATGAGCAACAAGCCTTCTACATTAAGCAATGCAGATAAAAAGAGATCAACTCCAAAGAAAGTTAATTTTACACCAAttagagaatttaatcgattgaCTGCATCGGTTATGAGGAGATTCGAAAGTACAAAAGTTGGTTCTTCTTCTTCCAAGGTTTCGAAGGATAGCTCGACTCCTCTGAGAACTCCAACCACGGTATTCATTCCGCTTCtttgcttttttttcttcaatttcttacTATTAGTTCTTATGTTACATACGAGTCCTATCTATTTAATAGTCAGGACCGTCTATGAGATTGTGTAAGATGAATTACAACATAGGGCCTCATAATAGGGCTGTCATGGTTAAATCATGACTAAAAAGGACCCTCAATTGTGTTGTCATAGTTGAATCATAGCTAACCGACACCTTCAAAAACTTTAGACGGCCCTGTTAATAGTCCTTCAACTTCAATTTCGTGTGATCTTTGAAGTTGCAATTGTTGTCAACAATGCTAAAGTAGGTCATTTTTACCAATTGCAGGCTTCTAAGGAGATGCAAAAGCATTCTTCGTTGACTCCATTAACAGAAAATAGAAGGTATCAGATTTCAAcagttattaattataatttataatgcaGAATTGTTTTCTCTAGCTGTTTTCATCATGATATTGTGCTTATAAATTTTGTAAAATCATAGGAACAAAACACCCATTGATTCATCGGCATCGCGCAACCATACATCCGGTCCGAAATGGCGCCTGCTCTCTGGAGAGTAAGTCATTTTTCACTCTGATCACACGAGTCATGGAATTTTCAGAATATTTGTTAAAATCCATAATAGAAACTCTTGGTATCTGATTAATTAGTTGCTTGGAATTGCGTTTGTTGCACTCAAACTACGATTTCAAAGCTCTAAACGCGGTTTTGTGATGCTTAGAAATATATCTAGTTGAAACATAGTTTCGATAGAAACCGTTCTACCTAAAAGGCTAAAACATTTCAATGTTTGAGTGGACGAAATCCAAACACTAATCACTTTACGTCAAACTCACTCTGAAAGACATCAATGTTTATTGCACTCAAACTACGATTCCAAAGCTCTAAACGCGATTTTGTGATGTTTGAAAACATTTATGTTTGAAACATAGTTTTGATAGAAACGGTTCTACCTAAAACAATTCAATGTTTGAGTGGATGAAATCCAAACACGAATCACTTTACGTCAAACTCACTCTGAAAGACACCGATTCTACATATGCATACACAAGCATTATCAACCAACACATTATGATCTCACTAAAATATTCAATGTTCTATCTGCGTGCAGAAAAAAAATGAGATCACCAATTATATCATCTCCTTTCAGCTTAAGGACAGAAGAAAGGGCTGCATCAAGAAAGAAGGTATAACTAAAGTCCTCAAGTTTCTCTTCTATCAATTGATTTTGAGGTTTGCTTCATATTATGTCAACTAATCTTTTTCAATTATAGAAACTTGAAGAAAAGTTCAATGCAAATGAAGTACAAAAAGTGCAGCTGCATACAAAACTCAAGGTTGGTTTCTCACAATTAATGaagttaaatatatattttaagtcATTTTAAAATGCACTTTTTTCAAGTTTAGTTTCTACAAAAACTTAAATCgatatttagtctctaatttggTGATTTCAGAGACTAACATAGATTAAAATTTCACTGAAAATCACCAACTTAAAAACTAAAATTGGATGAAATTTTTATAGAAACTAACATGACAAGAGAGTATATTATTGTGACAAAAATAATGACCAATCCTCTTATTTGCAGGCGAAAGCGGGGACTGAGATTAGAAAACTACGCCAAAGCTTTTGCTTCCAAGCCAGACCATTACCTGATTTTTATAAGGAAAGGAAAGCATCAAATATTGAGACAAGAAAGGTAAATATCATGAAGTCAATAATCGATATAGCGCCGATAATTCAAATTGAAGCTCTATCTGGTGTCTGACACATGTCATTATCGGATATTGACACGTTACTGACAAATTCAATTACATCAAATTATTACTGATGTCGACGTGTTAGTGTCTTGTTCGGTGTCTATAAATGTAATAGTAAAAATTTGGTAAAAGTCCGTCttttgtttgtctcgcaggttcCACTAACACATTCCGAACTACCTAATATGGGAAGATATCTCACTCCAAGTATGGCAGAGTGCAAAACTTCTCCAACTCCAAACAAACCTTCTCTGAAAAACAATGGCACCAAGAATTTCATGGGAAAGAGTGGTCATCATCATACCTTGACTCATCATCATCCTCTGACTTCAAACTCCATGAAGATTACAACTCATGAGAATACATCACCAAATGTTCAATATTGGAACAAAAATGGTAGAATTTACAAATAAGGACCATGTTGAGAGCAGAAAGAATCTTGTAAATGTAGCTTCACAGAAATGAAGCTGTACCACATTAACTAGGCACCAAAGTTGCTATAGCAACACATTGGCAGCCTCCTAACccttttgtctatttttcttttcatcatttCAGGGTACCTTTCACTTTGCACCCTCTCAATATATTCAAATAGCCTAATATtgtaatttaaaatgtcaaaaatatAATTTCTGTCATTTGAACCAAAGCCATCTTTGAGAGTGTCACAGTTGAACCATAGGTAACCAGCACAGGACCTCTAAAAACTTAAGAGTAATTTAAACATATCTTGAGTGATATGATAGGAGAGAAAAAGTTGAagttcaaattaaaaaatatatacattatcCAAATGAAAATAATACACATGATTTTTCACTTAACCTTGAAGTTTTTCAGCTAATAAAATGCTGCCTTGTATTACAGTATGAGATTACAataaattacaaaaagaaaaaaaaaagacaagaCTTGTGTgtcttttataaattaaaagctTTCTAATGATACAATCAGATTTACCTACAAAAACTAGAAGCTCAAACTCTATCTTCTAGCATCTTTTGTCCATCTCTTTAAGATATACTTGGATGGAACTATCCTTATGTTCCTATAATCAAGAACCTTTAATGCATGGCAGCACAAGACTCCCACACACTCAAACTTCATACAGCTGCAACAGATTGTCGCATCAGACGAATCGAAACTAACCGTATACTCTCGGACTTGTTCGTATATACTAACTTTATAATTATACAATGATCCATTCTCACTACAAAGCTTTAGCACTAGGTTTAAGCATGCTTCATATTCTTTCTGGAATAACTCGAATACCTTTGGTGTGTATGGTTCTCTTGCACGCTTTAATGTAACGATATCGCCCATTAGAGCTGGCATTTGCCGGCTCGTGTCATAATTAGCTTCTAATTCTTTGTAGTGCCAATCAGCCACAAGCTTCCCAAGATGCTTGAGAAATGGAAGAACTCCAGAGTCGTTATTCTTGAGGTGTTTTTTCAGGTTTCCGATAAGATTTTCTCGCACAAGCAAGCTTACTATGTCGGCACAAAAAATATGCCGTCCGTAAGCAATGGCCCATTGGTTTCTGCTTTCGTATATTTGACGCAACCATTCGTTTTCTGACAGATTATACTTGTCCATGAAAGCATTCCATGCAATAACAAAATCCTCTTCCTCATGATTAAAAAAGCAGCTGCTCAAATCATTTACGAAAGAATCGGATTTAACAGACACATGATTAAGTTGCTTGAGCGCGTCTTGATAGACATGCCACACACAAACTCGCTGATTTGTTTGAGGAAACACGGAATTAATAGCTTCAGCTATTATTGGATCTTGATCTCTTAAGAT is part of the Vicia villosa cultivar HV-30 ecotype Madison, WI linkage group LG2, Vvil1.0, whole genome shotgun sequence genome and encodes:
- the LOC131647417 gene encoding pentatricopeptide repeat-containing protein At4g11690-like isoform X2, giving the protein MIHMGHAPISNTFNNLLNLLIRSNCFAKSWLVFNELKNKVVLDVYSFGIMIKGCCEAGDLMKSFQLLAMMEVMGLSPNVVIYTTIIDGCCKNGDVHLAKKLFCKMEQLDLVANQHTYSVLINGFFKQGLQEEGFQMYENMKQSGIVPNVYTYSCVIGEYCNHGNIDKAFNVFEEMREKGIACSIMTYNLLINGLCQTKKLGEAVKLVYRVSRIGLRPNIFTYNTLIKGYCDVGKIDTAVRLYNELKSNGLSPTVVTYNTLIAGYSKVGNLAGALNVIKEMEERNIPPTKVTYTILLNGFVRINHMEKAFEIHSLMEKSGLVSDVYTYGVLIHGLCTNGSMKEASKLFKSLDEINLEPSSVIYDIMIHGYCKEGSSYRALRLLKEMIGKGMVPNVASFCSTIGLLCKDEKLKEAEIVLQHMVNLGLKPSISLYNMVHKDKSDALDVDLESVI
- the LOC131652942 gene encoding protein WVD2-like 7 translates to MGDSACLMQPFCYASGISNEVNENNTNHALGQSISFGRFMTETLAWEKWSSFTQNRYVEEAEMYSKPGSVAQKKAFFEAHYKKLAAQKAAAALLAQEANNAAAQNNVTEKQENDEKIDGSPKYEIVVNEEQDTKVLSYDVKEEQDTKVSESNKLEESEAQMEKEAVLRDSMMVELRKKIENVDTLKEPSEKLGATTPIMTPTLKHVSNYDQEVLASTSKKKPPVSSYKLLKSNHGTSKFTTTTPVKSSIPVTPISSKIDNFATPTMSNKPSTLSNADKKRSTPKKVNFTPIREFNRLTASVMRRFESTKVGSSSSKVSKDSSTPLRTPTTASKEMQKHSSLTPLTENRRNKTPIDSSASRNHTSGPKWRLLSGEKKMRSPIISSPFSLRTEERAASRKKKLEEKFNANEVQKVQLHTKLKAKAGTEIRKLRQSFCFQARPLPDFYKERKASNIETRKVPLTHSELPNMGRYLTPSMAECKTSPTPNKPSLKNNGTKNFMGKSGHHHTLTHHHPLTSNSMKITTHENTSPNVQYWNKNGRIYK
- the LOC131647417 gene encoding pentatricopeptide repeat-containing protein At4g11690-like isoform X1 is translated as MTPSHEALVLIQKMVKVPPEKAFSFFISSTCQSFQHTSQSVSFILNHLLSSGMQTQAQSVLVRIISGQISSSMFSTTGLMDQLTQTHFTSSSTCRLLYESIVNAYVHSQSPDEALHFLHQMIHMGHAPISNTFNNLLNLLIRSNCFAKSWLVFNELKNKVVLDVYSFGIMIKGCCEAGDLMKSFQLLAMMEVMGLSPNVVIYTTIIDGCCKNGDVHLAKKLFCKMEQLDLVANQHTYSVLINGFFKQGLQEEGFQMYENMKQSGIVPNVYTYSCVIGEYCNHGNIDKAFNVFEEMREKGIACSIMTYNLLINGLCQTKKLGEAVKLVYRVSRIGLRPNIFTYNTLIKGYCDVGKIDTAVRLYNELKSNGLSPTVVTYNTLIAGYSKVGNLAGALNVIKEMEERNIPPTKVTYTILLNGFVRINHMEKAFEIHSLMEKSGLVSDVYTYGVLIHGLCTNGSMKEASKLFKSLDEINLEPSSVIYDIMIHGYCKEGSSYRALRLLKEMIGKGMVPNVASFCSTIGLLCKDEKLKEAEIVLQHMVNLGLKPSISLYNMVHKDKSDALDVDLESVI